The proteins below come from a single Chryseobacterium nepalense genomic window:
- a CDS encoding cbb3-type cytochrome oxidase subunit 3 — MIPQNFKDILSNTDNAGFYQTLALIFFMLFFVALVIYVFSRPKKYYKEEEEAPLSDDQDDDNFNLKN; from the coding sequence ATGATACCTCAGAACTTTAAAGACATATTATCCAATACCGACAATGCTGGCTTTTACCAGACCTTGGCTCTGATTTTCTTTATGCTGTTCTTCGTAGCACTTGTAATATATGTTTTCAGCAGACCTAAAAAATATTACAAGGAAGAAGAAGAAGCTCCTCTGAGTGATGACCAGGATGATGATAATTTTAATTTAAAAAATTAA